GGAAAGCACGACGCCCGCGATGATGAACACGACCATGGTCTTGCTCAGTGTCCGCTCGGCCACTTCGAGAAAGCGCTTCACGGGGTTCTGAAACACGGCCAATGGTCCCCATAGCCGTCCGCCTTTGCGCGACCATTCGCACACAATGGGCAAGAACTCGATGTACAGCACCGTCAAGTAGGCCATCACGCACATGCCCACTTCGAATAGAACGGAATTTCCCTGCCACATCGTGGGCCAGGCCGGATGCCAGATATTGTAGTATCTCCCCAGGTCGACCATCAGACCCAGGCCCACGAACGTGTAGCCCAGCATTGCCGTGAGCAACGCCGGGCGCACCACCGGCAAGTAACGACCGCGATGAAAGATGTGCGTCAGTGCCGCGGACGTGAAACCACCCGCGGCCAGGGCCACGCCCGTCGCCACATCTACCGCAATCCAAAGTCCCCATGGATACCGATCGTCCAGGTTCGTCATCGACGCCAAACCAAACACGAACCTGTAGAGCGCCAATCCGCCTGCGATTGCGGCCAGCACCATCAATACGCCTACCCCCGGCGTGAAGAACTTCCGATTGACCGGCGCGGCGGCAAGACCATGCGCACTCATGAGACCCCCTTCGGCTTCGAAGAGGAGGCATCTTTGGCGGACGCAGCCCCGTGCGAAGAATCGTCTTTAAACGCGGTTATGGCCGCCCCCAACACGCCGAACAGCAACAGCGGCGGAATGCCGAACTTGAAGATGCTGTGCTGCAACGTCTCCGTGAGCTGCGGAATAGGTTTGTCACCCAACGTTAGAAATCCCAATTCCTCGAACGGCTTCGCGGCGAGATACAACCACCGCGTTCCGCCTACTTCGTGTTCGCCGTACACGTTGTTGACATACTTGTCCGGATACTTGGCAATCCTCTCGTGCGCCAGGGCCAGTAGCTCCGTCCGCTTTCCATATGTAAGGCACATGGGCGGGCACATCTCCGCGCACGCGGGAATCTTCGCTTCGTTCTTCACGCGCTCGAAACAGAACACGCATTTCCTCACGCGCGGCGTCAGGGGATCCGAGTACTCGTAAGCGGGCACTTCAAACGGGCACGCAACCATGCAATATCTGCAGCCCATGCATTTGCCCGCGTCATAGACAACGGCGCCGTTTTCGGCCGTAGTCAATGCGCCCACCAGGCACGCTGACACGCACGCAGGCTTCACGCAGTGCATGCATTGGCTCTTAACATAGATGGGTTGGTCGGGGGTGTTGGGCTGCGGGTACCGGTTTACGACGGTGTAGGCGTCGGCGACCATTCTTCGGGGCTGGTCGAATACCGACGTATCCTCGAACGACTCGCGCGAGCGCCCCGACAGTCCCTGGGCCTGGTCACACGCAAATTCGCATTTTCGGCATCCGATGCATTCCGTCGTGTCGACGAGCATCGCCATGCCATCGTCTTCCGTCGGGTCGTTGGATTCGCCGAGGGCCGGACCTGCACACATGCAGGTTGCGCCTGCCCCCAATAGATGCAGGAATCCTCTTCGATTGAGTTCCAAGGTGCTACCTCCAGATGCGCAGCCTCGCCGAGTTGCCTCGCAATCCTGCATTGAAAGGCGCTGGACGCAGTACTAGCCGCACAGCCGCAAGGGTCTGCCTGCCGATTCGCTGTTGGATTCCCCCGAGATGCTATTCTGCGAATCGACACAATGTGTTGTGCAAAATCCGTACCAGCAATCGCTGTTCTTTGGGTTTTCGGCGTAAGCCATGATAGGTACCGGCCTTAGCGCGTGGGTCCGTATTGCTCCAAAAGGTGACGAAATGTCCGAAGTACACACTTGCGCTCAGGACAGATGTGCTCACAGACAGCGAGAGGCGAGACCGGGGAATACAGTCAGCGGAATAGCCTCTTCAAACGAGACGTGACCTTCATCGCCTTGACCACGAGCGGAGGTAGCGCTGGCGGGGTAGAGACGTTTTCGGTAGTTGGTGCGTCCGCCTGGGGCGCACTCAGATCGGGAATCCCGCCCTCCGCGCTATACATCTTTTCGACAATGGCTAATACTTGACGCTTCACCAGCCGGCGCATTGGCGCTTTGGCGATTAGCCCATAGAGGGGGGCGCTGCCTTCAAACGCGGTATCGGGATGGTCTTTGACGTAAGCCACGGCCTCGCGCAGGTCATCCAGATAGGAGTCAACGATTTCTGCGTGGCCGGGATTTAGAATCATGTGCAGGCTTTCGGGGCGCTGCAGTCGATCGATGTGCCATTTGCGTGCCTCGAGCTGATCTCCGACGGCGTAGGTGCTTAAACCGGGAATACGTGCGCCGTAGGCGATGATCGACATGGCGGGCTTGCCCAACACTTCCAACTCGGGGATTGCGTTGATGCCCTCGTAGAATCGCTTCGTGACCACCATCACGCCCTTGGCGTTCTCGACATATCCACTGCGGCCCAGTGCATGCAAGGCGCCCCACGCTGCGGCAATCGCGCCGCCGGGCCGCGTTCCCGCCAAGGTCGGCGACGCATACACCCCGCCGCACCAATCCGTTGCGGCGCTGAACTGATACCGCAGGTAATCCATGCCGCGATACACGATTACGCTTGCCCCCTTGGCGGCGTAACCGTACTTGTGTACGTCCGCCGACATGGACGTCACTCCCGGTACGCGGAAATCGAATGGCGCAATGGGCGCTATTTGGTGCGCCGAACCAAGTTGCTCGACGAACGGCAGTAGAAATCCTCCGATACAGCCATCCACATGGACAGGCAATCCGCGCGATTGGCCCAGGGCGGCAATATCCGCTATGGGATCGACGACTCCGTAGGGATAGCACGCGGCACTTCCAACCACGGCGATGGTGTTGCGCGTGATTGCCCGCGCCATGGCATCCACATCCGCGCGAAAGTCCTTCTGTAGCGGCGTCGGAATCATCTTGACGTCGAAGTACTCGCCCGCTTTGAAGAACGCCGCGTGCGCGGATTCCGGCAAGACGATCTCCGGACGTCTCACCCACGGCCGGTGCTTGCGCGCGTGCTGTCGGTATGTCAGCACGGCCAACAGCAGACTCTCGGTACCCCCGGAAGTCATCGTCCCTACGACTGAATCATCGCCATGCAGCAAGTCCGCGGTGATGCGGACCACTTCATGTTCCATCCGCTGGAGACTCTGGAAGGCCATGGGATTCAGGCCATTCGTGGCCATGAACAAGTTGTGCGCCTGCCGAACAAATTCCGAATGGGCCTCGGAGTGGTCGTACACCAGTCCGAACGCCCGATGTTCTTTCCAGGCCACGTCACGGCGTGCCATCTCCTGCATTGCGTCCAGCAACGCCGGATGCGGCACGCCTTGTTCAGGCAACGTGGTTGCCATGCGGATCTATCCCCTCCCCCCGTTTCGGTCCGCTTCTTCTCGAATGGAACGCGCGACTATTTGGCTTTAATATCGTAGGCGTAAAGTGAACCGTCATACCGGACGTACAACCGTCCGCCAGCAATGGTCGGATGGGCCCAGTGCTTGTCCCTGCCCTTTGCAACGACAAAGGTCCCCGTTTTCTCGAACTTCTCGGGCGACGCCTTGACCAGGCTCATGATACCCTTCTTCGGACCTTCGTACGTGTACAGCATTCCGTCGGCGTACTCGACGACCGCCTGCGAAATCTCGTCGGCGCTCCACTTCACAGTGCCGGTCGCCAGTTCGATGCAGAACAGCTTGCCATTGTTGTGACCCGCACCGTAGATATAGCCGTCAAGCAACACAACGCCGTGGTGTTGGCAATCGAGGTTCTTGTCGGACCACTTGGGCGTCACGGAAGCACCGTCCTTCGAGACTTCAAGCATGCCACCGCCTGAGCCGTAGCCGGCCGTGTAATAGAGCATGTTTCCTTGGAGGACCGGAGTGACGGCATGAATGTCATAGTCGGTCTCGTGCTTGTGGGTCCAGAGGACCTTGCCATCCTTGGTGTCGACGCCGATCACGGACTTCGCCGTCATCGTTACCAGCACGCGGCGACCATCAAATTGAAAAACATCCGGTGCGCAATAGGCATGGGGCTCGCTGAATCCCTTCGTCGTCCAGACCGTGTCGCCGGTCATCTTGTTGAGTGCGACTACGGACGCATCCTGGCCGCCCGGCGTACAGAACACGAGATCGCCGTCCACGAGCACCGATTCCGCGATCGACCACGATACGTCCTGCCCGCCAAACTTGGTCTTCGTATCGACCTGCCAAATGGGCTTTCCATCCGCAGTGCTCATACACGTCAACACGCCCAGGCCGGAGATCACATAAAGGCGGTCTCCATCGATGGTCGGCGTCGTGCGCGAACCCGCAGCCTGCTTATCGAGTGTTTCCGTCCCGTAGGGCGACTTCCACTTCAGCTTTCCGGAAAGGTCGAGCGCAAACACGTATCCTTGATTGTCATCGAGCATCCCCGGAACGTAGATCGTGTCACCCACGACTGACGCCGAGGCGTATCCCGCGCCGATTCCATCCGATTTCCATAGCAGGGCCGGCCCCCCCTCAGGCCACGCCTTGAGCAGACCCGTATCGGCGAATTTGCCGTCCCTATCGGGACCTCTGAACTGCGGTGAATCCGCCCCCATGGCTACTACAGACCCTACGAGAAGAATGAGCAGAAACCCTGTCGTCTTTTTCATCTGAAACGCTCCATTGATAATTCTTTCGAATCATGGGACAATTGGGCAGCCAAGCATGTCTTGAAAAGGTACTTTATTTTAGGGCAGGAAGACTGCGGTTCACAAGACCCTTGACTCGTGCCCATGACATGCTCTTCACTGGCCTTGCTGCCGCCCGAAAGCGGTACACGGACGCATCAGGCCAAGGTATACGAGAACTCCATGCTCAAAGAAAACAAGAAGGGTTCTATCATGCGCGTGTTCCAATTCGGGGTTCGGTTCTCAACAGTGGCGCTATGCCTTGCAATGACCGTCGGCGCAATCGCCTTTGCGGAAGATTGGCCGCAGTTCCAGGGTCCAAACCGCGACGGTACGTCCGCTGAAAAGGGACTTCTTCGCGCTTGGCCCGAAAGCGGGCCCAAACTCCTTTGGTCAACCCCCGTCGGCGAAGGCTACGGCGGCCCTGCCATTCGCGATGGCGAGGTCTATGTCCTTGACCGCATCGAAGGCAAGAAAGACATACTCCGTTGCCTCGCGCTCGACTCGGGCAACGAACTCTGGCGATACGAATACGACGCCCCCGGCGAAGTTGGACATACGGGTTCCAGAACTCCTCCGACTGTTGACGAGAAATATGTCTATTCTGTTGGCATGATGGGCAACTTCCTCTGCATCGACCGCAAAACGCACCAGCCGGTGTGGCAGAAGAACCTTATGACCGACTACGGCTTGGAAGTTCCGCGCTGGGGATTTTCCCAGTCCCCATATCTCTACAAGAATCTCGTGATTGTGGCGCCGCAAGCCAAGGACGCCTTTGTTGTCGCGTACGACCGCGCCACGGGAAATGAAGTATGGAAGAGCCCGAGCCTGGGCCTTGTCGGTTATGTGCCGCCTATTGTTACCACGCTCGCAGGCGTCGATCAGGTGGTCATGATCGGCGCTTCCGACAAAGCAATGACCATCAAGGGCTCGGTTGCAGGGATATCCGTTGAAGACGGTTCTATCCTCTGGTCCTACGACGGATGGCAGTGCTTCATACCCATTCCATATCCGATGCCTCTCCCCGGCGACCGCCTCTTTGTTACCGGCGGATACAATGCGGGTACGGTGATGATTCAGGTTTCCAAGGCCGACTCGGGATTTGCCGTCAAAGAACTGTTCAAGCTCGATTCGAATGTGTGTGGTTCACAAATCCACCAACCCCTCTTTTACAAGGACCATCTCTATATCAACAACAACTCCAACGAGCGCATGCTCGGCATGACGTGTATGACACTCGATGGCACCGTGAAGTGGCGTACCGGCGAGAAGGAAGGGCTTCCCATGTTCGAACGCGGGAGTCTCATTCTTGCCGATGACATGATCATCTCGTTGGATGGCAAGTCAGGGGTTCTGTACCTTGTGTCGCCATCGCCCGATGGATATCAAGAGCTTGCCCATGCCCCTGTGGTCGAGGGGAGAGAGTTGTGGGCTCCGCTTGCGTTGTCGCAAGGAAAACTGATTGTCCGAAGCCAGGACACGATGAAGTGTTTTGACCTCAAGAACCCATAGAGCTGTCGCGCCCCCGAATCCCGGCGGCGCTCGGCATGAGAAGTACATTGCGCATCTCGTCAGTCTATCGCGTCTCGTTTGCGGCAGCCGGAACGTCTGCCTTCTCTCGGCGCGTCGATTCTGTCGGCAATGACAAAGTGAAGCGCGCCAAGACCCATGGAAGTAGCAGAATTCAGTAAAGACGATATCGAAGAGATTGTCGATTCGAGAGGCCGCAAACAGGAATCGCTTATCCCGATCCTTCAAGCCATTCAGGATCGATACCGGTTCCTGCCGGATCCCGCTCTTCAGCATGTCTCTGAAGTCACGGAAATATCGCCTGCGTCCATAGAGGGCGTAGTGTCGTTCTACGCCCAATTTCGCAGGAAGCCCGTGGGCCGGCACCTGATCAGCATTTGCGACGGCACGGCCTGCCACGTCAAAGGTTCCACCGAAGTTTACGAAGCAGTGGCGCGGCGACTGCGTCTTGATAATTGTGACGACACGGACGCCGAGGGTAGGTTCACGGTGCGCAAGGTCGCCTGCCTCGGTTGCTGCACGCTGGCGCCCGCCGTCCAGATTGATGAAATCACTAATGGCCATGTGCGGTCGGATTCAATCGACCGTCTGCTTGGCGAACACGTGCAGCGCGCCGCAGTCGTCCACCGGCACCCAGCGCCATTCCGCGCCATGCCGTCGCCGCCGGTAGCCGAAGTGCGTATTGGTCTCGGTTCCTGCTGCGTGGCAGGCGGCAGCGATAAAGTCCGCGAAGTTTTAGAAGAAACACTCGCGACGATTGACACGCCGGTTCGCATCAAACCGGTGAGCTGTGTTGGCATGTGCCATCAAACGCCCCTGCTTGAATTCGTGACGCCCAACTCACCGGCACGTCTTTACGCAAAGGTTCAGGCGGAAGATGTTCAGAATCTTGTGGCGAAACACTTCATTCCGAGCCGCATTTCCGCGCGTATCGCTTCAAAGACCAAGACGTGGCTAAACAGTCTCTATGCGTCGCCAGAAGACACGATCGAGACCCGTGTACTCGATACAAAAGGCGAGTCTGTCGCGGCTTTCACGGAGAAGCAGAAGCGGATAGCGACCGAGTATTGCGGTGAATTGGACCCGCTCGATATCGACGAGTATCAGCAGAAGAACGGGTTTGCGGCACTGCGCACGTGCCTGCAACATGAGTCGAACCCTGACGCCATCATCAGCATGGTGGACCGCAGCGGACTGCGAGGCCGCGGGGGCGCGGGTTTCCCGACCGGCCGCAAGTGGCGAGCCGTACGCGATGCATCAGGCGAGCGAAAGTTCATCGTCTGCAACGGCGACGAAGGCGACCCGGGCGCATTCATGGATCGCATGTTGCTCGAGTCCTATCCCTACCGTGTTTTGGAAGGCCTGCTCATAGCATCGCTGGCGGTTGGCGCGCGCGAAGGCGTGATCTATATTCGCGCCGAATACCCGCTCGCCGTCCGTCGCGTGAATGCCGCCATTGAACGCTGCGTTCAATCAGGTTTTCTGGGCGACGACATCCTTGGAAGCGGGCATTCCTTCCACGTCCGCGTCATGGAAGCCGCGGGCGCGTTTGTGTGCGGCGAAGAGACTGCGTTGCTGGCGTCCATCGAAGGCCGCAGAGGCATGCCCGCGTATCGACCGCCGTTTCCGGCAACACGCGGTCTTCACGACTGTCCCACGCTTGTGAACAATGTCGAAACGTATGCGCTCGTGCCTTGGATCGTACGAAACGGCCCCGAAGCCTTCGCGTCGCTTGGAACCGAGCGAAGCAAAGGCACGAAAGTCTTCTCGCTCACCGGCAAGATACGGCGCGGCGGCCTCATCGAAGTGCCAATGGGCATCACGATTCGCCAGATCGTGGAAGAAATCGGCGGCGGCCCACCCCATGGCCGCGCTTTCAAGGCCGTGCAAATCGGCGGACCATCCGGCGGCTGCATTCCTGCGTCACTCGCGGACACGCCGGTCGACTTCGAGGCGCTGGCGGATGTGGGCGCGATGATGGGGTCGGGTGGACTCGTCGTTCTTGACGACACCGATTGCATGGTGGAGATTGCGCGTTACTTCATTGCTTTTATGCAACACGAGTCGTGCGGCAAATGCACACCGTGCCGTGTCGGCACGACGCGTATGCTCGAGATTTTAACGCTGCTCTGCGAAGGCAAGGCCACATACGCGGATTTGGAGCAACTCGAGAGTCTCGCGCACAGCGTGAAACAGCTCAGCCTTTGCGGCCTTGGCAAAACGGCGCCCAATCCGGTCCTAACGACACTGAAATACTTCCGCGGCGAATTTATTGCTCACCTGGAAGGCCGCTGCCCTGCGCACGCGTGCCGGAAAATGGTACAGTACTCCATCAACGATGCATGCATTGGCTGTACAAAGTGCGCTCAGGAGTGTCCAGTGGATGCTATTGAAATGAGGCCGTACCAAATTCACGCGATTGATGACGCCTTGTGTACGCGCTGCGGCGCATGCCGCGAGATTTGCCCAACCGGCGCGGTCAATGTGGAATAGCCCATGCCCACACTTACTATTGACGGCAAGACAATCGACGTAGCCGAAGGCTGTACCGTTATGGAGGCCGCCCGTTCTAACGGCATCGAGATACCCGCGTTGTGCCACGTTCCCGGCGTTCATTCGCTCACATCGTGTATGGTGTGCGTTGTGAAGGACATTGCGCGAAACCGGTTGTTGCCGTCCTGCTCGGCGCCCGCTGAAGATGGTATGGACATTGATACGCGCGGGGCCGATATCTTTGACGCACGACGACGTGTACTTGAGATGCTGCTAAGTGAACACGTGGGCGATTGCGAAGCTCCGTGCAGGCACATATGTCCGGCGTCGCTGGATGTTTCCGCGATGATGGCCCGGATTGGGCTGGGCGACTACGAGGGAGCAGGGCGCATCGCGCGTGAACATCTTGTGCTCCCCGCTACGCTTGGATACGTGTGCACCGCACCGTGTCAACGCGGATGCCATCGCGCGGCCACGGACATGCCCCTTCAGATTCGCGAACTGCATCGCGTCGTGGCAGAGAGTTCGATTCGTGACGATGTCCCCGAGTGCGCCCCTCCAACGAATAAGCGTGTTGCTATTGTTGGTGCGAGCGCGGCTGGCCTTGCGGCCGCATACGTCTTGCTTAGACACGGCCACTCGTGCACTCTCTACGACAAGGCCCCGGTTGCAGGCCGGGTAATCCGCGAATATGCGGAGGAATCCCTTGACCCTGGTGTTCTTGACGCCGAAATCGGATTGATTCAACGCATGGGTGCGCGATTTATCTTGAATTGCCAGGTAGGGCTTGATATCTCCGTCGAGACTCTGCGTATGGAACACGATGCGATAATCGTCGCGTGCGACGACCTCGAACCGGCAGTAAACGGGGTCTTCTATGCAATCGAATACCCAATGACGGTGAATGCCGTGGCCGAAGGCAAGGCTGCTGCTCATCAAGCGCTCCATTACCTCAATGGCACTCCCGTGCCGCGGGCAATTTCGCGTTTCAATTCGAAGTTGGGCGAACTTCGCCCCGGTGAAGTGCCCGCGTTTCTTACGCGTCTCGACCCCATTCACGACGCCAAGAAGACACTAATCGCAAAGCTCCTTAAGTCGGTATTGGGCAAGCCATCTGTGAAGTCGCAATCGCATGCCGGCGATACGATAGTCGACGACCCCCAGCAGGAAGCCTCGTGGTGCATGCACTGCGAATGCCTCAAGCCCGTCTCATGCCGCTTGCGCCAATACGCGACCGATTACGCTGCCAGACAGGATGCGTTTCGTCTTGCGGCGCGCGCCAACGTTGCTCCGGCTTCCCGCTATGACCGCGTCGTTTTTGAACCGGGCAAATGCATCAAGTGCGGCTTGTGCGTGGAAGTGAGCCGCAATTCGAAATCTTCCGGTGGCATGGCATTCGAAGGCCGAAGTTATTCCGTCCGCGTGAAACCGCCGTTTGAACAAGAACTCGAAGAGGCCCTTGCCTCAAACGCCGAGCGATGCGTCCGCGTTTGCCCAACCGGCGCGCTTGCGTTCCGGCTCGGAGAGGTGCACCCCGCATGAAAGTGCTCAAGATCACTGCCGGCACCGGCGGCACGTTCTACTGTCAGAATTGCCTGCGAGACGGCGTGCTCGTGCGCGCGCTCCGGCGCCGCGGCTGTGATGTGCTCGTGGTTCCGCTCTATCTGCCAATCTTGATCGATGCGGAGGGCATGGCGCCCAAGACCCCCGTGTTCTTTGGCGGTGTGAACGTCTATCTCCAACAGCAACTCGGACTCTTCCGGAAAACACCCCGCTGGATCGATCGCCTGTTCGATTCGCCATGGGTACTCCGGCAGGCCGCTGCCCGCGAAGGTTCAACCAGCGCCGCAGAACTGGGTCCCATGACGTACTCCATGCTCCAGGGCCGTGAAGGCCGTCAACGCAAAGAGCTCGAACGTTTGCTGGAATGGCTGATCGAACAGGAGAAGCCCGACATTGTCCACATGTCCAACGCCTTGCTGCTCGGCGTTGCCAAAGAGGTCAAATCCGCGCTTAAAGTCCCCATCGTGTGCAGCCTGCAAGACGAAGACACGTGGCTCGACGCCATGACTCCCAATTGGCGCGACTATTGTTGGGAAATATTGGCCGAACGCGCGCGCGAAGTCGATGCGTTTGTCGCTGTGAGCAAGTGGTACGCCGACCGAATGATCTCGCGCCTGAAGATCCCCGCAGAGCGGGTATCGGTTATCCCGTTAGGCGTTGAGCTGGAAGAGACAGAACCGAGCCCCGTCGAGCGCGGGCCGCTTGCCATAGGCTACCTGTCGCGCATTTGTGGCTCGCTCGGTTTCGACCAACTCGTCGACGCCTTCATTCGATTAAAGCGCGTGCCGGGTCTTTATGACCTGCGACTGCGCGCCACCGGTGGTGTTACTTCCGGCGATCAGCGATTCCTGCAGACTATCAAACGCCGCCTCGCGGACGCCGCGTGCGAGGATTCTGTGGATATCGTCCCAGATTTCACCAAGACGTCCCGCAAGGACTTTCTACGGACGGTCTCCGTGCTCTCCGTGCCCGCGCCGCAAGGCGAAGCCTTCGGTCTTTTCGTCCTGGAAGCGGGTGGATGCGGCGTGCCCGTGGTACAGCCGGATACCGGCGCGTTCCGTGAAGTCGTCGAGATGACCGGCGGCGGGTTGGTCTACGATCCCAAAGACCCCGACGGCCTGTTCGAGAATCTTAAGAAGCTGTTGCTCGATCCAGAGCTCGCGAAAAGTCTTGGCGAGATGGCGCGTTCGACCGTGCGCGCTCAATACACAGGCGATGCCATGGCAGAGAAAATGGACGCAGTCTACAAAGCATTGGAAACGCGATGACGAACCGGTGTGCATCCGGCCTTTGGGCCATTGCATATCCTCTCATGCTCCTCACCTGCCTGAGTCTCGGTTGCGGAAGCGATCCGTCCACGCCCGAGCCATCCGCGGCGCCGATGCCGGACTCCGCGGCCGCTACACACGACGCGCCAAGCATCAAGCCCGAACCTCCTCCTCGCCCTACCGCACCGCTGTGGCCAACCTATCATGGCCCCGCTTCTCTGTGCGGTTACGCGGACGTGTCTATTGCCGACACCCTCGAACCTCGCTGGCGGGCGGAATTGGGCGCCGAGGTTTCCAAGACACCCGTCGCTGACAACGAGCGCATCTACGCCGCAAATTCGAACGGTGAGATCCACGCGTTGGACTTCTCCGGCAAACCGATATGGACCCGCGCACTTACGGAAACACTGGTCGAAGGCAAACCTCCGAGTGCCGCCAGCATTGATGCTCCACTCGCGTTGTTCGAGTCGACGCTCATCGCATGTTCCTCAGGCGGTACCGTTTTCGCTCTCGATCCCGCCACCGGCGAGACACGTTGGGAAAGTAACGCGCATGTGCCGTTGCTGGGCTCGCCCAATCTCGCTATTCTCGACACGTCGGAGGCCAACCCTCGGCGCCTCCTTCTCATCGATCAGGCGCAGGGGTCGTTGCATGCGCTCGATTTCGACACAGGCAAGCCCATCTGGAAAAGCAAGGGCATTGCTCGCTGCGACGGATCTCCGGCCGCAACCGCGGAAGTCGTGATATTTGGGAGCTGCAACGCAGCCCTTCACTTCTTCTCCACCAAAGACGGCTCGCTGGTCCGTGAAGTCGACATGGGAACCGACTGTGAAATCGCAGGAGGAGTCGCACTGAGCGGAGACTCCGCGTACTCGGGAAGCCGCTGCGGCAAATTCGTGCAAGTCAACGTGCGCACCGGTGCCATCGTGTGGGAAAACACCGAGTGCGAAGGCGAAGCCATGGAGACGCCCGCAGTCAGCGAATCCAGCGTTGCGTTTACCGCCAACGACGGGTGCGTCTATCTTCTCGAACGCGCCTCCGGAAAACTCAAGTGGCGCACGAAGCTCGAAGACACGCCGTCCTCCCCTGTGCTCGTGCGAAACAAAGTGGTTGTCTCCGCGGACGGCAAGTTGCACGTCCTCGCT
This is a stretch of genomic DNA from Candidatus Hydrogenedentota bacterium. It encodes these proteins:
- a CDS encoding glycosyltransferase family 4 protein yields the protein MKVLKITAGTGGTFYCQNCLRDGVLVRALRRRGCDVLVVPLYLPILIDAEGMAPKTPVFFGGVNVYLQQQLGLFRKTPRWIDRLFDSPWVLRQAAAREGSTSAAELGPMTYSMLQGREGRQRKELERLLEWLIEQEKPDIVHMSNALLLGVAKEVKSALKVPIVCSLQDEDTWLDAMTPNWRDYCWEILAERAREVDAFVAVSKWYADRMISRLKIPAERVSVIPLGVELEETEPSPVERGPLAIGYLSRICGSLGFDQLVDAFIRLKRVPGLYDLRLRATGGVTSGDQRFLQTIKRRLADAACEDSVDIVPDFTKTSRKDFLRTVSVLSVPAPQGEAFGLFVLEAGGCGVPVVQPDTGAFREVVEMTGGGLVYDPKDPDGLFENLKKLLLDPELAKSLGEMARSTVRAQYTGDAMAEKMDAVYKALETR
- a CDS encoding PQQ-binding-like beta-propeller repeat protein, with the translated sequence MTNRCASGLWAIAYPLMLLTCLSLGCGSDPSTPEPSAAPMPDSAAATHDAPSIKPEPPPRPTAPLWPTYHGPASLCGYADVSIADTLEPRWRAELGAEVSKTPVADNERIYAANSNGEIHALDFSGKPIWTRALTETLVEGKPPSAASIDAPLALFESTLIACSSGGTVFALDPATGETRWESNAHVPLLGSPNLAILDTSEANPRRLLLIDQAQGSLHALDFDTGKPIWKSKGIARCDGSPAATAEVVIFGSCNAALHFFSTKDGSLVREVDMGTDCEIAGGVALSGDSAYSGSRCGKFVQVNVRTGAIVWENTECEGEAMETPAVSESSVAFTANDGCVYLLERASGKLKWRTKLEDTPSSPVLVRNKVVVSADGKLHVLALEDGRVLWSYEVSDEISSPAIVGELVVVGCDDGSVAAFGSKGA